The Candidatus Bathyarchaeia archaeon genomic interval AACTCGCGAAAAAAGGCGGAACAAAAGTGAAAAATTCAATGCGAATTTTCCCCAAAGAAAACGGCTTAGGCATAAAAGAGTTAAATGAACAAATGCTTGGAAAGCCGAAAATGATTTACAAGTAAGTTAATTATTATCGTGGATAGGAGCAAAATAGCAAATGGTCTCTCTTAGGGCTTTAGCGCCTTCATTAACCAGAATAACAATAGCCGCAGCAGTTGGCGCTGCCTTACATATCGGTCAAGGCAACCCAGATTTGATAGACGCGAACGCCGTAAAATTTTCCAGAGCCGTATTAACGCAGACAGACGTAGAAGGAGAAGTCATCTCATGCGAAGGACCCAAAGATAACGCCCCAGCATTCCTAAAAAGAGAAAAAGTGGGAACAGGCAAAGGACCAAAAGTCGAGTTTGTCGTAGACCCAGTTGACGGCACCACCGCTGCTTCCAAAGGCAGAAAAGACGCCATCTCCGCGCTCGCATGCGCGCCTGCTGGATGTTTTCAAGTGCTTCCAGACGATGGATACTATTTCAAAGTGGCAACAGACGATCATTCTGCTGGAAAACTTTCTCTGGACATGAGTGTTGAAGAGATTGTGCGAACAGTAGCTCAAGAAAAAGGCTTGCCTCTCGAAAACTTTACAGTAATAATGTTAGAACGTGAAAGACATGCAGACATTCTTAGCATTCTTAGAAAATTAGGCGTACGGATAATCCTCATTCCAGACGGCGACATCGCAGCAGCAGTCGTCACATGCATCCCAAGCTCAGGCGTAGACCTCCTTATAGGCGCAGGCGCCGGACCAGAAGCAACAATCGCTGCAACCGCCGTTAAATGTTTAGGCGGCACAATGCTCGTGAAAGTGTGGGAAGACAAAA includes:
- a CDS encoding fructose-bisphosphatase class II, which translates into the protein MVSLRALAPSLTRITIAAAVGAALHIGQGNPDLIDANAVKFSRAVLTQTDVEGEVISCEGPKDNAPAFLKREKVGTGKGPKVEFVVDPVDGTTAASKGRKDAISALACAPAGCFQVLPDDGYYFKVATDDHSAGKLSLDMSVEEIVRTVAQEKGLPLENFTVIMLERERHADILSILRKLGVRIILIPDGDIAAAVVTCIPSSGVDLLIGAGAGPEATIAATAVKCLGGTMLVKVWEDKKDDPKRLDRLKAEGVDVEKTYTEDELAKGNELVFAASGVTKGELLDGVRFVKNGAIVSSLCIRLPSGTIEKSETNLRFKGHPVYKHFLT